A stretch of Lathyrus oleraceus cultivar Zhongwan6 chromosome 6, CAAS_Psat_ZW6_1.0, whole genome shotgun sequence DNA encodes these proteins:
- the LOC127094774 gene encoding protein AGENET DOMAIN (AGD)-CONTAINING P1: protein MASNSKTRSSSPASTIFKPGTLVEVNSDDDGFRGSWFTGKIVRRLVGEKFMVEYDNLTVDEDGTERLKEPIRLRQLRPIPPKEITRDFKFGDEVDAYHNDGWWEGHITGILEDGRKTVYFRVSREQLEFPNEELRLHREWVNGGWIPPFPQQDDSEIKKTVRVKAAETVTGDNADFKFEEGALVEVCSDEDGFKGAWFCATLVEPKAEGKFVVEYESLLDDDSKLLREEVSMLQIRPRPPKTDDVDQFKFLDEVDAYYNDGWWVGVVSKVPGDSKYIVYFRNSNEELEFQHSQLRLHQDWVDNKWLMASKALKF from the exons ATGGCGTCCAATTCCAAAACACGCTCTTCCTCCCCCGCCTCAACCATCTTCAAACCTGGAACCTTAGTTGAAGTCAACTCCGATGACGACGGATTTCGAGGTTCATGGTTTACCGGCAAGATCGTCCGTCGTCTCGTCGGTGAAAAGTTCATGGTCGAGTATGACAACTTAACGGTTGATGAAGACGGCACAGAGCGCCTTAAAGAACCTATCAGGCTTCGCCAGCTCCGGCCAATCCCCCCCAAGGAGATTACCCGGGACTTCAAATTCGGCGATGAAGTTGACGCTTATCACAATGACGGATGGTGGGAGGGTCATATCACCGGAATATTAGAGGATGGTAGAAAGACCGTGTATTTCAGAGTATCGAGGGAGCAGCTGGAGTTCCCCAACGAGGAACTCAGGCTCCACCGTGAGTGGGTCAATGGAGGTTGGATCCCACCATTTCCACAACAG GATGATAGTGAAATCAAGAAAACGGTGAGGGTGAAGGCTGCTGAAACTGTGACTGGAGACAATGCTGATTTTAAGTTTGAGGAAGGGGCATTGGTTGAGGTATGCAGTGACGAAGATGGTTTCAAAGGGGCTTGGTTTTGTGCAACCCTTGTTGAGCCTAAGGCAGAAGGGAAGTTTGTTGTCGAGTACGAGAGCCTGCTCGATGATGATTCAAAGCTTTTGAGAGAGGAAGTCAGTATGTTACAAATTAGGCCTCGGCCACCAAAAACTGATGATGTTGATCAGTTTAAGTTTCTTGATGAAGTTGATGCATATTACAATGACGGTTGGTGGGTTGGGGTTGTTTCTAAAGTTCCTGGGGATTCCAAATATATTGTTTATTTCAGGAACTCCAATGAAGAACTGGAGTTTCAACATTCCCAGTTGAGGCTACATCAGGACTGGGTGGATAACAAATGGTTAATGGCTTCTAAG GCGTTAAAGTTTTGA